The Chionomys nivalis chromosome 20, mChiNiv1.1, whole genome shotgun sequence genome includes a region encoding these proteins:
- the Sap30 gene encoding histone deacetylase complex subunit SAP30: MNGFTPEEMSRGGDAAAAVAAVVAAAAAATSAGNGNAAGGGAEVPGAGAVSAAGPPGAAGPGPGQLCCLREDGERCGRAAGNASFSKRIQKSISQKKVKIELDKSARHLYICDYHKNLIQSVRNRRKRKGSDDDGGDSPVQDMDTPEVDLYQLQVNTLRRYKRHFKLPTRPGLNKAQLVEIVGCHFRSIPVNEKDTLTYFIYSVKNDKNKSDLKVDSGVH; the protein is encoded by the exons ATGAACGGCTTCACTCCGGAGGAGATGAGCCGCGGCGGGGACGCGGCCGCTGCGGTGGCCGCGGTGGTCGCTGCTGCAGCTGCCGCCACTTCGGCGGGGAATGGGAACGCGGCGGGCGGTGGGGCAGAGGTACCGGGTGCTGGTGCGGTGTCGGCTGCTGGACCCCCCGGAGCGGCCGGTCCCGGCCCCGGACAACTCTGTTGTCTGCGGGAGGACGGCGAGCGGTGCGGGCGCGCGGCTGGCAACGCCAGCTTCAGCAAGAGGATCCAGAAGAGCATCTCGCAGAAGAAGGTGAAGATCGAGCTGGATAAGAGT GCAAGACATCTTTACATTTGTGATTATCACAAAAATTTAATTCAGAGTGTTCggaacagaagaaagaggaaagggagtgaCGATGATGGAGGGGATTCTCCTGTCCAGGATATGGATACTCCAGAG GTTGATTTGTACCAATTACAAGTAAATACACTTAGAAGATACAAAAGACACTTCAAGCTTCCAACCAGACCAGGTCTTAATAAAGCACAACTTGTTGAG atAGTTGGTTGCCACTTTAGGTCTATTCCCGTGAATGAAAAAGACACGCTAACATATTTCATCTACTCGGTGAAGAACGACAAGAACAAATCGGACCTCAAGGTCGACAGTGGTGTTCACTAG
- the Scrg1 gene encoding scrapie-responsive protein 1, translated as MKLVMLVTLGLTLLLGAQAMPSSRLSCYRKMLKDRNCHSLPEGRADLTLIDPNVQHHFWDGKGCEMICYCNFSELLCCPKDVFFGPKISFVIPCNSP; from the exons ATGAAATTGGTGATGCTTGTCACCCTCGGGCTAACTTTGCTGTTGGGAGCCCAAGCCATGCCTTCGAGTCGCCTTTCCTGCTACAGAAAGATGCTGAAAGACCGTAACTGTCACAGCCTTCCAGAGGGCAGAGCCGACCTGACGCTGATCGACCCGAATGTCCAGCATCACTTCTGGGATGGGAAGGGATGCGAGATGATCTGTTACTGCAATTTCAGCGAACTGCTCTGCTGCCCAAA AGATGTCTTCTTCGGACCAAAGATCTCCTTTGTGATCCCCTGCAACAGTCCCTGA